A stretch of Colletotrichum lupini chromosome 2, complete sequence DNA encodes these proteins:
- a CDS encoding RasGEF domain-containing protein, whose amino-acid sequence MLMTQTAVPALFQGQNNNYNSRKKPSRENLNHDATNYYPSQPALDPSSVGQAFSPYSQAITSSSSIMNGIAGTAPPGTMYVRALYDYEADDRTSLSFHEGDVIQVITQLESGWWDGVINGVRGWFPSNYCQIVTSPDEIPEHDQNGDLDHVDDEEDSQEVYDEQLEEDDESELDDASGLPLEGTDLGDKSRADFWIPQATPDGRLFYYNMMTGNRSMELPLESPVSTNETGPRNRINVNVPEKTRPPPEMMARGLTQDEDEDSEANSASELEGESLMLASRGSLPRNRRSRSEMLSPSTSMDSMNGTAPVTRQKDGAYLNPNLAPNAIPMIASATSFTSTSYNTPPTSTVPRSFFDDGSAPPLTWTRLVSNMRRAVDRYRDAITSGNRSEYVARAEDISDHLRLLLAAGSGTTDNHSGQPSIISTNKALYPHFRDMMSKFSKLVISSHIAAADWPNAESVQKCLQEADGVLLGVFSYVEIARQQRGEEIPRLFPGFVIGSSTGGSWQNNGLGTRDPITANFLEDEEGVVEPTAILDGKQLERLDELKRMLVFSIRELDKNLVVADKITSPFKHEVIGNNVCLAGGKVLETFKPWIALIESIDLSTLGNSFQTPQLADFAANKQSLYDNMSDLLLGCQAVAGPLADEWAEVRGEALENRLDYVRQCAKALETNSSHIGFSLQLLSEQVQINMQQQVDSKQREDVMQREQLRRGETTPYDRPHQRTESRTTPAASRPPMITSQSFTEGESTGNFRGGDYSKVKKILGDDPNPQSNMPPVDDTPEFLKLDHEPDLAWDNKLTPPIVKGGTLEALVEQLTRHDKLDSNFNNTFLLTYRSFTTAQDLFKLIVNRFGIQPPEGLSQSDFEAWRDRKQKLIRFRVVNILKSWFDNFWMEEHNEESKQLIRDVYTFARDTVKSTETPGSAPLMAVLDQRLSGQQAGARRMVQTLNQNTPSPIMPKNMKKLKFLDIDVTEFARQLTIIESRLYGKIKPTECLNKTWQKKVGEGEPEPAPNVKALILHSNQMTNWVAEMILAQMDVKKRVIVIKHFVSVADKCRSLNNFSTLTSIISALGTAPIARLKRTWDQVPQRTQGVLETMRKLMASTKNFGEYREALHVANPPCIPFFGVYLTDLTFIEDGIPSIIKKTNLINFAKRAKTAEVIRDIQQYQAVGYSLQPVPELQDYIISNMQAAGDVHEMYDKSLQVEPREREDEKIVRVLAESGFL is encoded by the exons ATGCTGATGACACAGACCGCAGTGCCGGCACTATTCCAGGGTCAGAACAACAACTACAATTCCCGCAAAAAGCCTTCGCGCGAAAACCTCAATCACGACGCTACCAACTACTACCCTTCCCAACCGGCGTTGGACCCTTCCAGCGTCGGCCAAGCCTTCTCACCCTATTCACAGGCCATTACTTCTTCCTCGTCCATAATGAACGGTATTGCGGGCACTGCCCCGCCCGGTACCATGTACGTCCGCGCTCTGTACGATTACGAGGCCGACGACCGCACGAGTCTCAGTTTCCACGAAGGAGACGTTATTCAGGTTATAACACAGCTGGAAAGCGGATGGTGGGACGGCGTTATCAACGGTGTGCGCGGTTGGTTCCCGAGTAACTACTGTCAAATCGTTACGAGTCCCGACGAAATTCCCGAGCATGACCAGAATGGCGATCTTGATCATGTCGACGATGAGGAGGACAGTCAGGAGGTCTACGACGAGCAGCTGGAAGAAGATGACGAGTCGGAACTGGACGACGCCAGCGGCCTCCCTCTCGAGGGTACGGATCTCGGTGACAAATCACGGGCCGACTTTTGGATCCCGCAAGCAACCCCAGATGGGCGCCTATTCTACTACAATATGATGACGGGCAATCGGAGCATGGAATTGCCTTTGGAGTCTCCAGTATCTACCAATGAGACAGGGCCCCGTAACCGGATAAACGTCAATGTCCCTGAGAAGACACGGCCACCCCCCGAGATGATGGCTAGGGGCCTGACGCAAGATGAGGACGAAGACTCCGAAGCAAACTCCGCATCCGAGTTGGAGGGAGAGTCTTTGATGCTCGCATCTCGTGGATCTTTG CCTCGTAATCGTCGGTCTCGTAGCGAAATGCTCTCACCCTCCACTTCGATGGACTCCATGAACGGTACCGCACCTGTTACCCGGCAGAAGGACGGCGCATACCTGAACCCGAACTTGGCACCCAACGCAATCCCAATGATTGCATCAGCGACCTCGTTCACCAGCACTTCTTACAATACGCCGCCAACCAGCACCGTGCCTCGTTCCTTTTTCGACGACGGCTCAGCGCCGCCGCTGACCTGGACTCGCCTGGTTTCCAACATGCGCCGAGCCGTTGACCGTTATCGCGATGCCATTACGAGTGGCAACCGTTCCGAATATGTTGCGCGCGCAGAAGATATCTCAGACCACCTGAGACTACTTCTAGCTGCTGGATCTGGCACGACCGATAACCACTCTGGCCAGCCTTCCATTATTTCCACGAACAAGGCTCTTTATCCCCATTTCAGAGACATGATGTCAAAATTCTCGAAGCTCGTAATCTCATCTCAcattgctgctgctgactGGCCCAATGCCGAATCTGTACAGAAGTGTCTCCAAGAAGCCGATGGAGTGCTACTCGGCGTTTTCAGTTATGTCGAAATTGCCCGTCAGCAACGTGGAGAGGAGATCCCGCGCCTGTTCCCCGGATTTGTCATTGGAAGTTCTACTGGCGGCAGCTGGCAGAACAACGGACTGGGCACCCGCGATCCTATCACAGCGAATTTCCTGGAAGATGAAGAGGGTGTGGTCGAGCCCACGGCAATTCTAGACGGCAAGCAGCTCGAGAGGCTAGACGAGCTCAAGCGCATGCTTGTTTTCAGCATAAGAGAACTGGACAAGAATTTGGTTGTGGCGGACAAGATCACTTCACCTTTCAAGCACGAAGTCATCGGAAACAACGTTTGTTTGGCGGGAGGCAAGGTCTTGGAGACGTTCAAGCCATGGATTGCACTCATCGAGTCTATCGACCTTTCAACCCTGGGCAACAGTTTCCAAACGCCCCAGTTGGCAGACTTCGCCGCCAACAAGCAGAGCCTATACGACAACATGTCAGACCTGCTGCTAGGTTGCCAGGCCGTGGCCGGGCCCCTGGCCGACGAATGGGCCGAGGTTCGAGGCGAGGCTCTCGAGAACCGACTAGACTATGTCCGACAATGTGCCAAGGCCCTCGAGACGAATTCCTCGCACATCGGCTTTTCTTTGCAGCTGTTGTCTGAACAGGTGCAAATTAACATGCAGCAACAAGTCGACTCGAAACAGAGGGAAGACGTGATGCAGCGTGAACAACTCCGCCGGGGAGAGACCACTCCGTACGACAGACCCCATCAGCGCACGGAATCGCGAACGACTCCCGCAGCATCGCGACCCCCAATGATCACTTCACAATCCTTCACCGAGGGCGAGAGCACTGGCAACTTCCGAGGAGGCGACTACTCAAAGGTTAAGAAAATTTTGGGTGACGACCCCAACCCTCAGAGCAACATGCCTCCTGTCGATGACACGCCGGAGTTCCTCAAGCTGGACCATGAGCCAGATCTTGCCTGGGACAACAAGCTGACACCGCCCATCGTTAAGGGTGGTACTTTGGAGGCACTCGTGGAGCAACTGACACGACATGATAAGCTTGACTCGAACTTCAACAACACGTTCCTGCTTACATACAGGTCCTTCACGACAGCTCAAGATCTTTTCAAACTGATCGTGAATCGCTTCGGCATCCAACCACCAGAGGGTCTCTCGCAATCGGACTTCGAGGCCTGGCGAGACAGGAAACAGAAACTCATTCGCTTCCGAGTCGTCAACATTCTGAAGAGTTGGTTCGATAACTTCTGGATGGAAGAGCACAATGAGGAATCAAAGCAGCTCATTCGAGATGTTTACACCTTTGCTAGGGATACCGTCAAGTCTACAGAGACACCAGGCTCTGCACCACTCATGGCGGTCCTGGATCAACGGCTCAGTGGTCAACAAGCTGGAGCTCGTCGGATGGTACAGACGCTCAACCAAAACACGCCATCACCCATTATGCCTAAGAACATGAAGAAGCTCAAGTTCTTGGATATCGATGTCACAGAGTTTGCTCGCCAGCTCACCATAATTGAGTCAAGGCTCTATGGAAAGATTAAGCCCACAGAGTGTCTCAACAAGACATGGCAAAAGAAGGTTGGCGAGGGAGAGCCAGAACCGGCTCCCAACGTCAAGGCTCTCATTCTGCACTCTAACCAAATGACCAATTGGGTGGCGGAGATGATCTTGGCGCAGATGGATGTGAAGAAGCGTGTGATTGTGATCAAGCACTTTGTTTCTGTCGCAGAT AAATGCCGTAGTCTCAACAACTTTTCCACACTAACCTCAATCATCTCAGCTCTCGGAACAGCGCCTATCGCTCGCTTGAAGAGAACTTGGGATCAAGTACCACAAAGAACTCAGGGTGTCTTGGAAACCATGAGAAAGCTCATGGCCAGCACAAAGAACTTTGGAGAGTACAGAGAGGCTTTGCACGTGGCCAACCCGCCTTGCATCCCCTTCTTTG GTGTATACCTTACCGACTTGACATTCATTGAGGACGGAATTCCGTCCATTATTAAGAAGACGAATCTTATCAACTTTGCCAAGCGGGCAAAGACGGCGGAAGTGATCCGTGACATCCAACAGTACCAAGCTGTTGGCTACTCACTGCAGCCTGTCCCAGAGCTGCAAGATTacataataagtaatatgcAAGCTGCCGGAGACGTGCATGAGATGTACGACAAGAGCTTGCAAGTAGAACCACGCGAGCGCGAAGATGAAAAGATCGTGAG AGTTCTTGCTGAATCTGGCTTCCTATGA
- a CDS encoding RING finger domain-containing protein, which produces MAHSKRNTSRSVFTSYERDMAKAAWASTSARLSRDSFLPFGSCYLCLEMARDPVSCSHGDIFCRECAVANLLAQKKEIKREEKLREKNEQATLEAQAQQDAEAQERAVKDFESIQAGLKPSAAATASSSSSLSTKIEGADPNTTKDIQVTKRKFVLDQDELDRIAKEDRTKAKKLIKAEKASKESIPFFWTPGQTPDANAARMAEGLAAAPKKIKLAPICPASVDESRHSFSLKSLTSLEFKEELDTKTNSSRRICPSCVKTLGNASRPLMAEKCGHVICRNCAVKFMTPQENACYVCDARLPAARPDSKHKEPKQEFAGLIELRSEGTGFSARGASKVEKSGVAFQC; this is translated from the exons ATGGCACACA GCAAAAGAAACACGTCGCGTAGCGTCTTCACCTCTTACGAGCGTGATATGGCCAAGGCTGCCTGGGCATCCACCTCAGCCCGTTTGTCTCGCGATTCTTTTCTCCCCTTTGGCTCTTGCTACCTCTGCCTTGAGATGGCTAGGGACCCAGTCTCATGTAGTCACGGCGACATTTTCTGTCGAGAGTGCGCTGTGGCCAATCTGCTCGCGCAGAAGAAGGAAATCAAGCGCGAAGAAAAACTTCGGGAGAAGAATGAGCAGGCGACCTTGGAGGCGCAGGCACAACAAGATGCTGAAGCCCAAGAACGTGCCGTCAAAGATTTTGAGAGTATCCAAGCAGGGCTGAAACCGTCGGCTGCGGCAACGGCATCTTCATCATCCAGTCTATCGACCAAAATCGAGGGAGCCGACCCCAACACTACCAAAGACATTCAGGTCACCAAGAGGAAGTTTGTGCTGGACCAGGATGAGTTGGACAGAATTGCCAAGGAGGATCGCACGAAGGCCAAAAAGTTGATTAAAGCTGAGAAA GCATCCAAGGAGAGTATACCGTTCTTCTGGACACCAGGGCAAACACCAGATGCCAATGCAGCTCGTATGGCGGAAGGTTTGGCAGCCGCTCCCAAAAAGATTAAGCTGGCGCCCATTTGCCCGGCTTCGGTAGACGAGTCTCGGCATTCCTTCTCACTCAAGAGTCTCACTTCGCTCGAATTCAAAGAAGAGCTCGACACCAAGACCAATTCCAGCCGGCGCATTTGCCCGTCCTGTGTCAAGACACTCGGCAATGCCTCGCGACCTCTTATGGCCGAAAAGTGCGGTCACGTCATTTGCCGCAATTGCGCTGTGAAGTTTATGACACCGCAAGAAAATGCATGCTATGTGTGCGATGCTAGGCTTCCTGCGGCCCGCCCAGATAGCAAGCACAAGGAACCTAAACAGGAATTTGCCGGGCTGATAGAACTCAGGTCCGAGGGCACTGGGTTCTCTGCTCGGGGAGCAAGCAAAGTTGAGAAAAGCGGCGTCGCTTTCCAATGCTAA
- a CDS encoding acyltransferase translates to MTALEERPSEPSLPWRMASSAIMGLTGAISRAFLYTFHDVQTENQARFLEVLDKRRAETPERGLITVSNHISVLDDPLIWGVLPLKYNMYPLSARWGLGAHDICFKNRAFKTFFTLGQVLPTYRLLHSPYGGLFQPTMTQAIRLVSGPGALFPFKAAFEAGNNEVFSAPTYYRSKHGAWVHVFPEGCTHQNPERTLRYFKWGVSRLILESDPAPQLVPMFIDGFSDIMPEDRKWLRFLPRIGAKIRVFYGEALEVGEAFSEQRLKWKRIVQKEVEARGKPLSVGEVPESLKDHPEAIQLRVEVAKTVRDMVQELRISAGYPRDSPAFALAETWEREPEDKQFKSPVDDSLVNKE, encoded by the exons ATGACGGCCTTGGAGGAGAGGCCAAGTGAGCCAAGCCTACCATGGCGCATGGCGTCTTCGGCTATAATGGGCCTTACTGGTGCCATCTCTCGAGCCTTCTTATACACCTTTCATGATGTCCAGACCGAGAACCAAGCTCGATTTTTAGAAGTTCTGGACAAGCGTCGAGCCGAGACTCCTGAACGTGGTCTCATCACTG TCTCAAACCACATCAGCGT TTTAGACGACCCCCTAATATGGGGTGTGCTGCCGCTCAAGTACAATATGTACCCCCTGAGTGCGAGATGGGGTCTGGGTGCTCATGACATCTGCTTCAAGAACCG CGCTTTCAAAACGTTCTTTACCCTCGGTCAGGTTTTGCCGACATATCGCTTGCTGCACTCCCCCTATGGCGGATTATTCCAGCCCACCATGACCCAGGCCATCCGCTTAGTATCCGGCCCCGGGGCACTGTTCCCCTTCAAAGCCGCCTTCGAAGCTGGAAACAACGAAGTATTTTCCGCGCCCACTTACTACAGAAGCAAGCACGGCGCGTGGGTTCACGTGTTCCCCGAAGGCTGTACGCATCAAAATCCTGAACGAACCCTCCGTTATTTCAAGTGGGGTGTTTCCCGGTTGATCCTCGAATCCGACCCGGCCCCCCAGCTCGTTCCCATGTTCATCGACGGATTCTCAGACATCATGCCGGAGGATAGGAAGTGGCTGCGATTTCTCCCACGCATCGGTGCCAAGATTCGCGTCTTTTACGGCGAGGCTCTTGAAGTGGGCGAGGCCTTCAGTGAGCAGCGTCTAAAGTGGAAGCGTATCGTGCAGAAAGAAGTGGAGGCCCGAGGCAAACCATTGAGCGTCGGCGAAGTACCAGAGTCCCTGAAGGATCATCCTGAAGCGATCCAGCTGCGTGTAGAAGTCGCCAAGACTGTCAGAGACATGGTGCAAGAGCTGAGGATAAGTGCGGGATATCCTCGTGACAGCCCGGCATTCGCTCTTGCTGAGACATGGGAGCGCGAACCCGAGGACAAGCAGTTTAAGAGTCCTGTAGATGACAGCCTGGTTAACAAAGAATAA
- a CDS encoding heat shock protein → MRPLAGCDSFLGNLSSGDGANENVASASQSTASHMSFILAGEATMEASLPSHPFSAPRAREQRKQATSATPSDGSTQRRESGTAPPPTSRYTSSLQPHDAVSHRPNCTSNPSSAGIPTPPPPSLSQPMTPILYGVSGPCSAISSSSSRPNSLAGSLSEYQESFVMSAFGTSDAGRPQSIYSGEVAQQFIMPTINVPSRRPFTEAGKGLGRLKLLVAGKSGVGKTALIRTITQSCSHIVHVDPTVPVAMASKGFLPANTMPNSPPISQGTFQITETLASTKPYPSWWKDSAFSSPTPGPIQLEDTILDRNICLVDTPGYQETCRPTDTMGQVSQYVESYLQKSRLDGLEDPDVLKTISGSGGLLVDAVLYMIPSSGLSATDIHYLRQLEALTNIIPLIAHADTLTLEQTAAAKKHIAQQLAEAGLGLFSFDPLTDGVGEQHIYAASSELGSDSEVMDASLLMSSEYVQPFVPSDLSQLVENIFCVNGATWLRHAAAAKLLGWRTRHPGPSNVSGFTSKSEGSTDMWLMRPRAGSLTPLAMSRAPNYAACNERLCRVQLTNWAADLQRSLANEKRMQELRAWEQAAMLSRETWRDGRSASGGEDMALTRTRGRGECRQSLRKRRHSTGSGLDWGLVRHQDPLGLLQLNADFRWQGWKTLEMVGGIGILGGLAWLLV, encoded by the exons ATGCGACCCTTAGCTGGATGCGACTCGTTCCTGGGGAATCTCTCCTCAGGTGATGGGGCCAACGAAAACGTCGCTTCGGCTTCGCAGAGTACCGCCTCACACATGTCCTTTATCCTCGCTGGCGAAGCTACCATGGAAGCCTCCTTGCCATCGCATCCTTTTTCTGCTCCTCGGGCGCGCGAACAGCGGAAACAAGCTACCTCCGCGACCCCCAGCGACGGATCAACGCAGAGACGTGAATCTGGCACAGCTCCACCACCCACTTCGCGTTATACATCATCTTTGCAACCCCATGATGCCGTATCTCATCGGCCAAATTGTACCAGCAATCCCTCGTCGGCGGGGATACCGACACCTCCTCCGCCGTCTCTGTCTCAACCTATGACTCCCATACTCTATGGCGTATCAGGACCATGCTCTGCTATCAGCAGTTCGTCATCGCGGCCCAACTCGCTAGCTGGATCGCTTTCGGAATACCAGGAAAGCTTTGTCATGAGTGCCTTCGGAACCTCGGACGCTGGTCGCCCCCAAAGTATATACAGTGGCGAGGTTGCTCAGCAGTTCATTATGCCCACCATCAACGTCCCTAGTCGGAGACCCTTCACGGAAGCTGGAAAGGGCCTTGGTAGGCTGAAGCTACTCGTAGCTGGTAAATCAG GCGTAGGAAAGACCGCTTTGATCCGAACTATAACACAATCTTGCTCGCACATCGTACACGTCGACCCTACCGTGCCAGTGGCAATGGCGTCCAAAGGTTTCCTGCCAGCAAATACGATGCCGAATAGTCCTCCGATATCTCAGGGCACTTTCCAAATCACAGAGACTTTAGCCAGCACCAAACCGTACCCCTCCTGGTGGAAGGATTCGGCCTTTTCATCCCCTACGCCTGGTCCGATTCAACTAGAGGACACAATTCTAGACAGAAACATCTGTCTGGTTGATACGCCTGGATATCAGGAAACATGTCGC CCAACGGATACTATGGGCCAAGTCTCACAATACGTTGAATCATACCTTCAAAAGAGCCGTCTCGACGGTCTAGAAGACCCCGATGTTCTAAAAACAATCAGTGGAAGCGGCGGCTTGCTTGTTGATGCGGTGCTCTACATGATTCCCAGTTCAG GTCTGTCTGCGACTGATATACATTATCTCCGTCAACTGGAGGCACTGACCAATATTATTCCACTCATTGCGCATGCCGACACTTTGACATTGGAGCAGACAGCAGCGGCTAAGAAGCACATTGCCCAACAACTTGCTGAGGCTGGCCTCGGGCTGTTTTCTTTCGATCCCTTGACGGATGGCGTAGGAGAACAACATATATATGCTGCTTCTAGCGAGTTAGGATCGGATTCAGAGGTCATGGACGCCAGTCTGCTCATGAGCTCCGAGTATGTGCAACCTTTTGTGCCCTCCGACCTCTCGCAGTTAGTGGAAAACATATTCTGCGTGAATGGCGCAACTTGGCTTCGCCATGCTGCCGCAGCAAAGCTTCTGGGTTGGCGCACTCGTCACCCTGGGCCTAGTAACGTCTCCGGCTTCACCTCAAAGTCAGAAGGCTCGACGGATATGTGGTTGATGCGTCCTAGGGCCGGATCACTGACTCCTCTTGCCATGAGTCGCGCTCCAAACTATGCTGCTTGTAATGAACGACTCTGCCGAGTGCAGCTCACGAACTGGGCGGCAGATTTACAACGCAGCCTGGCCAACGAAAAACGGATGCAAGAGCTCAGGGCATGGGAGCAGGCGGCTATGTTGTCGAGGGAAACTTGGAGAGATGGCCGCTCAGCATCAGGCGGCGAAGATATGGCGTTGACGAGAACAAGAGGACGGGGAGAATGTCGGCAGTCTCTCCGTAAGAGGAGACACAGTACAGGGTCTGGCCTAGATTGGGGGCTTGTAAGACATCAGGATCCTTTGGGCTTGCTTCAGCTTAATGCCGACTTTAGGTGGCAGGGTTGGAAGACGCTGGAGATGGTCGGTGGTATTGGGATCCTGGGCGGTTTGGCATGGTTGCTTGTTTAG
- a CDS encoding misato Segment II myosin-like domain-containing protein: MHEIITLQLGQLSNYAATHFWNTQESYFTYSDQDESPVNHDVHWRPGVALDGSETFLPRTVVYDLKGGFGSLRKINALYDASQEEAPAHLWEGSAQVHKQTSVEPSAYQKSLDLGTPAPKLKTSDVRYWSDFSRVYYHPKSLNQLYDYEINSSIRPFDKWSLGRELFDSLDKEHDIVDRDFRPFVEEADQMQGLQIVTTIDDAWGGFATEYVERLRDEYGKTTIWVWGLQTPVPAARIDQRRLQLANTARAVKDMCEHASMLVPMALPQARLSSNISINMQSPWQTTALLSTAMETAGIASRLNSTSSGSGLQATLGELVSGLNLRGRQTMSRLQMTVVDPASETKQDTRAPESGLDDDKAGEITKLDTDLFDILRPKPTPGRRNMNGGGGKPHLFGQTITTRGSQQVMKHDEDEGGDSRQRPRAALIETSTQRYLTDRGFPMLDSFPEIYLDGSGKPLSDSFGVKTSLSTDTSVSAALNALRTTVASSLGVEDREDISNELADFAEAYREGWSSGSDDDDD; the protein is encoded by the exons ATGCACGAGATCATCACTCTCCAGCTAGGCCAGTTGAGCAACTATGCTGCAACTCATTTCTGGAACACCCAG GAATCCTACTTCACTTACTCTGATCAGGACGAATCCCCGGTGAACCACGACGTTCACTGGCGTCCGGGTGTGGCCCTAGATGGCTCCGAGACCTTCCTCCCGCGTACCGTCGTCTATGATCTAAAGGGCGGTTTCGGCTCGCTTCGCAAGATCAACGCCTTGTACGACGCAAGCCAGGAAGAGGCACCTGCTCACTTATG GGAAGGATCTGCGCAAGTACACAAACAGACATCGGTAGAGCCGAGCGCCTATCAGAAAAGTCTTGACCTCGGCACGCCTGCCCCAAAGCTCAAGACCTCCGACGTGCGGTATTGGTCCGACTTTTCGCGCGTCTACTACCACCCAAAGTCTCTCAACCAGCTCTATGACTATGAGATCAACTCCTCCATCAGGCCCTTTGACAAGTGGTCTCTGGGCAGGGAATTGTTCGATTCTCTAGACAAGGAACATGACATTGTCGATCGAGACTTCCGTCCCTTCGTAGAGGAGGCCGATCAGATGCAGGGCCTCCAGATCGTGACAACTATAGACGACGCCTGGGGAGGTTTCGCGACCGAGTATGTAGAGCGCCTGCGAGATGAGTATGGCAAGACTACAATTTGGGTGTGGGGTCTGCAGACTCCTGTACCCGCTGCCCGCATC GACCAAAGACGCCTCCAGCTCGCCAACACTGCAAGGGCAGTCAAGGACATGTGTGAGCACGCCTCGATGCTAGTTCCCATGGCTCTCCCCCAAGCACGGTTGAGCTCAAACATCAGCATCAACATGCAATCTCCTTGGCAAACCACGGCCTTGCTAAGTACGGCCATGGAAACAGCAGGGATCGCTTCCCGGCTCAACTCAACCAGCTCTGGCAGTGGTCTACAGGCGACGCTCGGCGAGCTGGTGAGTGGGTTGAATCTACGCGGCAGACAGACCATGAGTCGTCTGCAAATGACCGTCGTCGACCCAGCCTCGGAAACGAAACAAGACACCCGCGCACCAGAGTCAGGTTTGGATGATGACAAAGCTGGCGAGATAACCAAGCTTGACACGGACTTGTTTGATATCCTCCGACCCAAGCCTACTCCTGGAAGAAGGAATATGAATGGCGGAGGCGGCAAGCCTCACCTTTTCGGGCAGACAATCACTACACGTGGCTCACAGCAAGTCATGAAAcacgacgaggacgagggcgGCGATAGCCGGCAACGGCCAAGGGCTGCGCTCATAGAGACTAGTACACAAAG GTATCTCACCGATAGGGGCTTCCCTATGCTCGACAGTTTCCCCGAGATCTACCTCGACGGCAGCGGCAAGCCGTTGAGCGATTCGTTTGGCGTCAAGACCAGTCTTTCCACAGATACTTCAGTGTCTGCCGCGCTGAATGCCCTGCGCACTACCGTCGCGTCCTCTCTTGGCGTGGAGGACCGGGAAGACATTAGCAATGAGCTAGCCGACTTCGCCGAGGCGTATCGAGAAGGATGGTCAAGTGGTAGcgatgatgacgatgatTGA